The genomic window AACTTCACCAAGCACACATCATTGAATTCCCATAAGTTGAAtgtgaaagcaaaacaaattaaatgaaGCTACTACTTATGACCATGGACTAATTAGCAGTGTTCTTTTTCCTAAACTATGTCTCAATCATTGTTGGGTTCTGAAATTAATTTAGATCTGGacagcattttttaaaggaatagaaCTGAAAAAATATCAGCGCACACAGTGTTAGAGTATGTATCCTTTCTgaagatatatgtatgtatatgtgtgtacttaCTAGGTTGAGATACAAAATTTTACTTCGAGTTGTAATTTTCAGCAGTTTTAATGCTATGTATTCTTGGGTACTGTGATTTCTAGCTGAATAAATAAGCAGGAGAATATactttaaaagatataaaagtgaatatttaATCACCTAAATGCTTTTTTACAAAACAATTGGgagttaaattattatttttccccaaGATTCCCCAAGAGCAGGAGTCTGATTTGACTAAGATTTTTATGGTGCGGGATACTGCCTACAATTATATAAGAGTATTAATATTACAAAATCTAAGAGAACATCATTCTAGACTACTATGACCATCTCTGTATTCTTACATTTGCCAAGAGTATGTCAATCATTTTCCTAGTCTATATATGTCCGAGGTCACAAAAGCCAACACCATGTTTGGagccacatttttaaagaatgtaagTATTTGTGGGAAGAGGTTCATCAGGCTGTTTCCAATAGACTGACTTCCTTAACCAAGTCGGTCATAAAAAAGTATCTTAGCTCTTTAGCCGGCTAAAGGCCTAACTATgtggggaggcagaagtgggaggaaagTGTGGAAAATATGCCAAAGAGTGTCTTAGATTAGGACTCAGAGTATCAAAGGCCTTTATCATGGGTTCACAtcttaaaactccccaaaggGTGAGGTCTGCAGATGACAAATGCTTCAATTCATTGTTGTCATTTATTTATCCCTTTGCTCCTTATCCAACGAAGAACAGAAAAATGGTAAAACGAAGAGGGCACCACATAAAATGTCCCAACCTTGTTTAACCAAAGGCACATTCAATTTGAAGATGGTCCCATTTTTACATCCTTCACTCAGTCAGCAAGGACCTATAAAACGGGCAAAAGAATCCAACAGAACAAACTATGAGAGAATgaatttctgtaatcccagcactttggaaggccaaggctggcggatcacgaggtcaggagatcgagactgtcctggctaacacggtgaaaccccatctctactaaaaacacaaaaaattagccgggcgtggtggcgggcacctgtagtcccagctactcgggaggctgaggcaggagaatggcgtgaacccgggaggcggagcttgcagtgagccgagactgcaccactgcactccagcctgggcgacagagaatgAATTTCATTAACTGTTTTATTAAACTGATGATACTGTTCACAAAGTTACTTTGATGTTCAGCAGTTCCTAATTGGTTTCTACCTTGAAGACAGAGTGACTTAAAGATCTACTGTTCAGTGAGTTTCCCACATCCAATCTCCCAACCCTATCTAAAGGTTCTGGTAAAATCAAAAGAGATGATGTTAAGGATGCAAAACTAAAGGAAAATTCAATCTCTTTGAACATGAGTATAGTCAAGTCCATCCTTACAAAAACTCTACAAACAGGAAAGTAATGTTAATGCAATTGATTTAGCAAATGTTTTTCACTGGCAAGATCACATGAAAATGTGATTTCTCACTCAAGGACCGCGGAATTACTATAGCTGGTTAATAAACAAGTACCAAGCATCATCTATTGTTAAGTTCCCGGCTCTGAGACTTTCTAAACGTTACTCGTCTGTGTTTACAACTTAAGTTTGACTGGGTAAAAACAAAGCCAAGTGTgggtttgaaattttaaaaacaggctcCTTCATCGATGGATTTTACTTTAACAAAAGTGTTTACACTTTCCTGTTCATTTCAACTAGTGGACTGCATGTCACTCATGGCCCCCGGCAGGTATCAGCTACCGTCACCACCAAGAACTTGGGctttgggggaaggggagaggatgCGATTGCGACTATCCAAGTGACCAAAACCAAACCCGAGCGCGGAGGCGAAGCCTGTCTGGCCGCAGTTCGGAAAGGGGCAGGGGCCCGGGGTCGGGGAGCCGGGCGCACCCGCGTCCCTCCAGCCCCCGGCAGCGGGCGAAGCAGGGTGTGCATCCGCCAGGGAGTGTCGCTGGGCGGGGCTGGGTAGGTCCtaaggcagagggagaaaggCGCGCCTCCCCACGGGTCCCGGCCCCGCTGTGGTGGGGAAAGGGGGGCTGAGAGAGTCCTCGATACCTGACACAGGGCCAACTCCTCCTTTAGGCTGCTCAGCTCTTCCTCCAGCAGCTGCGTCCGGGTCACCATCGCCTCCTCTACCGAGATGCCCTCTAGCCGTCTGGACCCCATGGGCGCGCTGAGGAGGGGAGCATGAGCCGGAGCTGCCCCCCCAGGCCCTCGCCGGCCCCCTGACCCTTCTTCGCCCACCCAGATTTTATCACTTTTGTCCGCGACCACCTCCCGCGCTGCGCCGGCAAAACCCGAGGCCTCGCTGCGCACTGCGTGTACCTCAGCTCCCCGCCCAACACGTGGGGACCTGGGGCCCAACTGTCGCGCTGGGGGCGAAGGGTGCCGTGAGGGAGGCGAACGCGCCGCCATGGCTGCGGCTGCTAACGGGTCAAGTTCCCTGTTGGAAACTCCACCTCCCTTTCCCCAACCCGGCGAGCCCGGAACGGCGAACCGCGCATGCGCGAGTCTTTTCCCGCCTTGGCCCGCGGTGTCCTGTGTTCTCTGGTCCTGGCCGGCTTCCCGCGGGCAATGCGCCCAGCGCGAGCGTTGGGGTACGCACGCGCCGTGGCCCGAAAGGGTAAGGCTGGTCCGCCGGGCAGGCCATCCCGACGTCCTGTGCCTGAGTCCTTGGCCAGGATCGCCTGGATTTCCCGCCCACCTAAAGCCCTGCCTGCCACTTACATCCCACCTCTTAAAGCCTTCCTTGACAAGCCCCCAGCCCCAAATGATCCTTAACTGTGAAATCCCTCTCCTTCGAGGCCCCTGCCAACTCGTGTGTCACGTTTCATTGACCGCCCTGGAGTGTCAGTTACACGGCTAATCTCTCCAGCCCTgttgtaagctccttgaggatcAAGGAATACGTTTTACACTTGAGTGTTTTCTTCACACCCCTTGGCAAAACTGCTTTAGTACAGCTGACATCAGCTGACTAATGTCAAGGAGATGTGGAAAGCCTTGTGCTGATCTGGGACTATCAAGCAGGTTTCCAACTTGAATGATGATCCTTTGTACAccctttgtcttttgttttgcaGGAGTCATGATTTCCTTTGAGTTTCTATGTCAGCTTCTTTATGCGTCGGCTGGATATCAGAGGGAGTGTAGCCCACATTGCTGAACAGTTTGGGTCCTTGGAGCAGTTTGAAATCAGTAATTTGGAGCGTGGTTGAAGAAACAAGACCTACTTtatcttttgttctctttttttttctttttcttctggcttTCTTTATAAACTTCAAATAGGTAGTAATCTTATCTTTCTTTGCCCTTTAAATACTTTCTTACTATTGATAAGATTAATAAGGAGATGCATATTGAGCTGGCACCAGAACATCCCTGAAAGTTAGAACTGCCCTCTTCTTCAGAAACGGTTCCAGAATACTTGGGGAAAGCTGAGATGGGGGTTGAGAGTAGAAGTAGAGAGATGACCACTTTACTGTTAACTTCATTTAATCAAAATATCACCATCTCTGCATGAGAATCTAGTCAGGATGCCAAAAGACACCCTCCCAGTTAGAATCCTGCCAGGGCAAGCAAGATAAGTGGACTTCTTTCAAACTGAAGGTGAATTCCTCACAAAAATTTATTAAAGAGTACATTAGAAAAAGTATGTTTATAAGCCTGTCTTAGAACTAGCTAACCTACTGAATGTTTACCATATGCTGAGTCCAGTGCTAAGCACTTTTCATATATGAACTCACTTAATACATATGTCACCTtcaattacattattatatatctCCATTTTTACTAGTAAGGAAACAGACTTGCGAGGTTACTGTAACTTCTCTGAAGTGCCATGTCTGGTATCAGAAAAGCTAGGCTTTGAATTCACTGAATTCCACTTAACTCTGAAAACCTGTACTTGGATCCTACCCTGTCTCCACACCTGTGACTTGAAATACAACATTTGGTCTTGATAGCCTGTAAGATTTCCCTAGACTTAAGACTGGGAAGTCTAACCACATAAGTTACATGTTTGGCCCCAAATCAGTATTAGTGCACATTTTTAATTGCTGTATGTCATTCACTCAAAAGGACATCATTTCACCTGATCATAAAAAGATCCTTTTGAAAAGCAGtggtataaatatgtatatgtgacCTCCCAAAAGGATAATATCCTGACTCTTTGActagatatttttttaaattttgtctttattggagcaaaatacacaaaatacacaacataaaatttaccatcgtAGGCATTTTAAATGGCTacaaataagccaggcgtggtagctcatgcctgcaatcccagcactttgggaggccaaggctggtggatcacttgagaccaggagttcgagaccagcctggacaacatagtgaaaccccgtctctgctaaaaatacaaaaattagctgggagtggtggtgcatgcccgtaatcccagctactagagaggccaCGGCAGGAAAATCATtggaacacaggaggcagaggttgcaatgagcaaagatcacaccactgcactccagcctgggtgataaagcaagactgtctcaaaaaataaataaataaataaaatggctacAAATAAAGAACAATTGAGCAGCATTAACTACATTCACCATGTtaggcaaccaccaccactatctagttccagaatattttcatcaccggAGGTGGAAACCACATACCCACATTAgtctctccacattctcaccGCCCCCGAGCCCCAAGCAACCATGAATTCACTTTATGTCTCTATGGTTTTGCCTGTTTGGGATATTTCATATCAATGAAAccatataatatgtggccttttgtgtctggtttcttttattagcataatattttcaaggttcatctatgttatggcatgtattagtacttcattcttttttatagctgaaaatATACCATTGTATGGATATCctccattttgtttatccattcatctgttaatggacctTTGGGTTCTTTCCGCCTTTTGCctattgtgaacagagctgctataaacattcatgtacaggtttttgtctgaatatttatgttcaattttttgtttatataccTATGAGTAGAATGTCTAGGTCATATGTTTAATTTACTGAGGAATCACCAAACTCTTTTCTACAGTGGTTGTGTCATTTTACCTTCCCATAAGCAATGTATTAGCATTCTAATTTCtcatcatcctcaccaacatttattttttgtttttgttttgtgtcgtttgctttttttaaattatactttaagttctagggtacatgtgcacaacgtgcaggtttgttacataggtatacatgtgccatgttggtgtgctgcacccgttaactcgtatttacattaggtatatctcctaatgctatccctccccgctccccccacccaacgacaggccccagtgtgtggtgttccccactctgtgtccaagtgttctcattgttcaattcccacctatgagtgagaacatgcagtgttgtttgttttttacggCCAGTCTAGTGGGTGTAAAGTGCTGTCtccttgtggttttcatttgtatttttccccATGACTAATGAcaatgagcatattttcatgtattttttggacatttgtttctcttctttggagaaatatctattcattcaagttctttgactattttttaattgggttatttgtctttttgttgtagAGTTATAAAAGTTCTTTATTGGCagacaatttttaagaaaaaaaagtgcacATTTCTAGAAGTATGCGTAAGGAGTTCTTTCTTATATTAGTTATttgctgaaatgacagaaacgAATGAAATGTTAAATACAAACACTTATGACTCAGAAGGATAAGTTAAATATCTGCACTGCTATGTGaataaaaatgtgcaaaacaATCAAGATGTTTTTCCTGTTTAACTCTTTgtccaaatatttaaaagtgaTAGTGTCTGttctaaagaaaaacataatgaaGTCTGCTGAGGATTAAGTATATCAGAATAGAGAAATGCATAATTCTCTCAATATCATCATCGTATAGTTGAAATATTgggaaataatgaaagaaatgtgCAAATTAATATGGTACTTAAATTGCctcttttactttaatttttaaaatttatttttaacttctgttttaaaagagaaaaaatgtattaGCCTTTTCTAAGGCTTTATGTTTCTTTGTTTccagaaagaatgaagaattttaaaaccTGTGTATTTCTGCTTTACCAATTTTGTGTAATCTTTATTTGGTCAGCATAatttaattaagttttaaaacaCTATTAGGTATTGGTAAGACCTCAAACATCTTAGATTTCTTTTCATATCATTTTAGGAATTTATCTCAGTTTTTAGTGCTTGCCATGTCCTAGAGATTTAAATCAAGAATCACTTGCTTCAGCATCAAAAGAAAAATCCATAAGCTAGAATGTGCCGATGTGATGCTTGAATCAGTAGTAGATGCATCATGACAGCCTAGTGTGGACAAATCTCAATCCAGAAGTTAGTAGAAGTAGATAAAGAGGATTGTTTTGTGCTTTCAATTACTGCaattttgattgagcaattcCTGGCAACTATTGATCCCCTGATCAGTCCTGAGAATCCTCTAGGTCACAATTATAGGTATACAAGGAGATATCATCAGTTCCTGTTCAAAAATTATGACCCAACAGAGctatgacagaatttcattttccattttcatctcCAAAGATTGTCAAACAGTCCAAAACTGTTCAAACATCTGtcgttttttctaattataagcaAAAATTATCTCCACTGAACCCCAACTGTAAGTGTGTGTGTTGTTCGGTGGGGGCACGGGGGAAGTAACCTGTAAGCCTTAGGTTTGAGTAACTTGTATCAGTTTATTTAGTTCAGAAAAGTTTGGCATATAGTCCCAGTTTCCCTGAGAAGTTCATTTGGTTCCACAAAACACAGGGTTGCATAGTTTCAGCTCTTCATTTCAACACATGACCACAGTGAGGCAACACCCTATGTTTTCAGCCttctcatttatatttaaatttcctCCTCCCTAACAGATGGGATTATACACCCATGGTCCTAGGTATTTTAATAGAATATTGTTTATCCTCAAGGCAGTATTGCAAAAGTACTCCAGTTCTTCCAGCCCTTTTTCTCCCCTGATTTTTTCCTAAACATGAAGGCCTTCTGTTTCCACTGCCAGTGACCTGGTTTGACATTTCTGTCTTGAAGATTCTTACTTATTCCACATTACAGTGGTCTCACACActtacacgcacacacacacaagcatttTGCCTGTTGAAGATCCAGAATGCCATCTCTTCAGTCACCACCACTTCTTTGCCTTAGTAAAGGGGCTTCTATAACCAGAGAAATAGCACTTTTTCCCAACCCAACATCATCCTGATGTGTCACATACCCACTTATGACACATAGCAGACTTTCAATAGCAGCAGCCAATTCCAAACTTTCTGATTTTCTTAGTCCCTACTGGTAGTTGACTGTTTTATCCTCATCTTCCATGTTAGCAATAGGAGATCAACTTTATCAAATGGCCAAGGAGATGGCAGCAATATTGAATGGCAGAATCCCACTTCTACTGAATGTATTTAAGTAACCCACACAGAGGCACTGATTCCAGTCTCAAGGATGAGAACATACCTTTCATCTTACCATCAGAGGGTCAATTCCCTTTCTGCTTGGTGAGGTGATCAATCAGAGTACAACACGAAGTTAATGGCAACTCATTGAGTACTGCAAGGAACAGCTGAAACAAGGACTAATTACAAAGGTAAGAGTAGGACTGAGGGAAACACACCATACCctgaggcttctttttttttttttttttttttgagacggagtctcgctctgtcgcccaggctggagtgcagtggcgcgatctcggctcattgcaagctccacctcccaggttcacgccattttcctgcctcagcctcccaagtagctgggactacaggcacccaccaccgtgcccggctaattttttttgtgtgcatgtgtgtgtgtatttttagtagagacggggtatcaccgtggtttcgatttcctgacctcgtgatccgcccgcctcggcctcccaaagtgctgggattacaggcgtgagccacctcacccggccaccCTGAGGCTTCTTAAGAGATGGGAAATGTTACACCCTAGGCTTGAAGGGATGAGAGAAAGAGCAGCTAATAGTACCAGGAGACAGAAGGGCTGGGTACAGAGAGCTGCCTGGTGAGAGGCACAGACTCTGGAAATTCGGACCCAGGGGAACAAATGCTCCAACTTCTTCCCTCATACCCACCTCCTCCTGTGCTCCCCACTTGCTGAACCCAACCAGTTCTTACAGGTCAGCCCACCAGGACGTGGAGCAGGGTGGGAAACATCAGGAAACAACCTAGAGGGGCAAACATGATATATCTAGCTCAAGAGGCCAAGGTAGTCTAATAAGCAACAATTGGGATGCAGC from Pongo abelii isolate AG06213 chromosome 13, NHGRI_mPonAbe1-v2.0_pri, whole genome shotgun sequence includes these protein-coding regions:
- the CNTLN gene encoding centlein isoform X8, with translation MAARSPPSRHPSPPARQLGPRSPRVGRGAEVHAVRSEASGFAGAAREVVADKSDKIWVGEEGSGGRRGPGGAAPAHAPLLSAPMGSRRLEGISVEEAMVTRTQLLEEELSSLKEELALCQADKEFVWALWKRLQVTNPDLTQVVSLVVERRPLEDVYHQNEEYTKKHKKLGLRKCEIQHMNNIKIFQGEDERRYRRLGSSSSQ